The genomic segment TTTCCGCCGCCTCTCCATACTCTTCGCGACTGAACAAGTGAACACCATACGCAAATGCCGAGCGCATGAATGGCCGATTCGGTATGTTTTGCCAAGGGTTCTCCCCCGGTTCAAATGTCCTGCTTGCAGACTGGATTGCTTTTTCATACAATTTAGCCGCTTTCTCAGCATCCTGTTCAACTTCCGCTTGAAGTAAGATGACATCCGGATTATTTGGTCCGATTTCCATTGCACTCTTCGCAAGTTTCCGACGTGCTTGTTCAGATTCCGCGCGATACGCCTCATATGCAAGAAGTTGCGCACGACCTTCTGCAATGCCAGGCTTGCGTTCAGGCTGAATAACCCCGCCCGTCGTCATCGATGTTTCCCAAAGTGCTTTTTCTGTCGGCCGAGGATCTGTTCCAATATCGTAAAGTCGTGCCGCCACCGGTTCATCCCCGCTATCCATCATGTCTGCATAAAGGGAGGCAAGTTCCATTTCATACAAGTGCATTCCTTCTTTTGATGCACTGTACTTCCGTAAAATGTCATCTTCTATAAGCCCTGTATCCTGTAGCACTCCAAGTTGAATACCCGTTTTCACTGCAGCAGCAAGAAAATCACCTTCTATCGGAACATCTTTATTCTCATTCAGAAAGTAAGCGACGGCCAGTTTGTGCATGATTTCACGTCCATCCGCACTTTGATTCAGTTCACGAAGTGTGATGTCAAGTGCGGTCAGCGCACTCAATTGTGTGGGTACCAATACTTCTTCAACAAGCTCGTTCATGGAAGCCATGCTCCTTTTGATGAACAACTCGTAAATATCGAGCGTGTGATCATCTAGAAATTGCTCAGTCGACTTGTCCGATACCGCATCTCTTAATTCAACGAGCGACTTTTTCGTCTGCTTGCTCCACTTTGCCAAGAATATCATTGAAGAAACAGGTGCAACCCCGAAGTCCCCTTTTCGCGGATCGTGGAGGACTACACCAAATAGTAACGTCCCCAAATCTGCAGGCATTCCCTCATTGCGCGTCACAAAATAATCTCGCTCACCAAACAGCTCCCGTACTTTTAGTCTGCCTGACTCAACTTCGGTAATTTCTGCAAGGAGCATAAACGGTTCGTCCCACTTTTGTAATACTGAAATAACTGAATCACGTTTCATCTGTTCAAGCTGCTGTGCTAAATATGTATGCCAAATCTTTTTATTGTGGATGAATAAATAAAACTCACTTGCCGCCTCTTCAATATGTTCCTTTTCCCAGCTACCTGTAAGGCGGTTTACCCACTCCCGCATCGTCTGCATCATTTCCTGGCGGTCTGTATCTTTCGGATAGTCATTAAAATAACCGACGAGCACACGATCAAGCTCTTCGTTGACAATCATATCGACAAGATTTGTTCCTTCCGTTCCACAACATTTCTTATATTTTTTACCACTTCCACAAGAACATGGGTCGTTTCGTCCAATCATTTAATTCTCCCCTTTCGGTTACAAAAAACCGTTTTACTCCTTACTTAATCATAACAGACAGACTGATTTGCAACGAATCAATCAGAAACTTTGTATTCGAAAAAACCCTCCACTTCCATTATGAACGCCTGTATAGCTGGAGAGACATACCTGTTTTTCATGTACGTCAAATACACAGTTCTTTCAAGTGCCCGGGAATCGATGATCTTACTTACAATCGTAAGATTATAAGGCCCCTGTAAGTAATTTTCTGGAATAAGCGCAATACCTAAATTTTCACCGACTAAACTTAATGCTGTTTCAAAACGCTCAATTTCATATTTAATCGTAGGGACAGTATCTTCCAATTCAAAAGCACGCAATATGTCTTCCCTTGTCTGAAACCCTTCGGTGCTAATGATGAACGGCTCCTGTTCCAATTCTTTCAGCATAATTGATTCCCTTGTAGCCATCGGGTGGTTTTCGTGAAGGACTAACACAAGTTTTTCCTTATACAAAGGGACCGTCTCTATATCCACTTCTTTAATTTGCTGGTTCGTGATAATGGCATGCGTTTCATATTTCCTCAACGAATTCTTCACATCGTCACCACTTAACACCTCCATCAATCGAATGTGCATTTCGGGAAATTTTTTATTGTATAGAGAAATCACTTTTGGAATCCAATACTTCACCGATTCAATCATACCGATTTGGAGTTCACCTTTACCAATAAGCTTTACTTCTTCCATTTCCTTTTTTACAATCGCCATTTCTGATAAAAGATGAATCGCCCTGCCGTATAAAACCTCTCCAGCTTCTGTCAATCTACTATTCCTTGTATTGCGTTCAATGATTTGAAACCCCAAGTCTCGTTCCAAGTTTTTTATGGCGTTGCTTAATGATGGTTGAGAAATATGCAACTTCTCTGCAGCTTTAGAAAAACTCATATGATCCACGACTGAAACAAAATAACTTAACTGCTTTAGATCCATACTAACCACTCCTCCACTCAATTATAGATGCGGGCTATAAGTATATAGTAATTATATATTAGAATTAATAAATCATGTACTTTATAATAAATGAGTAACGTTGTATCTGAAAGTTCAGAAAGGGTGAGGCAATTGCTTAATAAGGTAAATGAACATGTATGGGCCGGACGTACGGATCATACTGAAAATAGAACAAGTTTCCGATATCACCAAGTGGTTGAATTAGTAAATCTCGAGGTCATCTGCCAGTCACCCAACACATGTGCAATTATCGGTTTCGAAAGCGAGGAAGGCGTCCGCCGCAACAAAGGGCAATTGGGTGCAGCAAAAGCTCCCGATGCACTTCGCAGTGAACTTGCCAAATTGCCATGGAAATTCCCGGAAAATAAAAGGCTTGTCGATGTCGGAAATATTCAATACATGGATACCAACCTGGAAAAAGCCCAACAACAGCTAGGCGATACGATTGCAAACGCATTAGAGAAAAAAATGACACCGATTATTCTTGGTGGCGGCCATGAAACCGCTTACGGTCACTATCTCGGAGTCAGAAAATCAATTGGTAAGGAAGCTTCTCTTGGAATTATTAACATAGATGCCCATTTCGACTTACGCTCATATGATGAACAACCGTCTTCCGGCACGATGTTCAAACAAATCCTGGAGCATGATAACATGAGCAGCTATTTCGTCGTCGGAATCCAGCGCTATGGAAATACGCAGGAATTGTTCGATACAGCCGACAGGCTCGGTGTCAAATATGAATACGAAGAGAATATGCATATCGGAAATATGGACAAACTAACATCCGATCTCGAACAATTCATCAACCAACATGATTATGTTTTTCTAACATTATGCACGGACGTACTGAACTCTGCTTTCGCACCCGGTGTCAGTGCTCCTTCACCATTCGGATTAGATCCTTCCATTGTTCGTTCAATCATTCGAACAGTTACAACACATAAAAAAACACTGTCGTTCGATATTTCGGAAGTGAACCCCGTTTTAGATGAAAACAACCGTACAGTAAAACTCGGTGCTTACTTAACAAATGAAGCAATTACAACTTTTTTAGGAGGGGAAATTCATGACGCTAGTTCTTAATCAAGTCACCACAATCTTCCTTTCCATTGCATTGCTAACTTTAGGGATGGTTTTAGTTAAGAAAGTTGGTTTCTTACGGAAATTCTGCATACCTGCTCCCGTTGTCGGCGGATTATTATTCGCTGTTTTTGCGACCATTTTCAAGTCTCTCGGATGGCTAGAAATTACACTTGATACATCATTGCAAAGTTTATTCATGCTTACATTCTTTACAACAATCGGTTTAGGAGCAAGCTTTAAACTCATTAAACTTGGCGGAAAGGTTCTTGTCATATACTGGCTGGCATGTGGATTTTTAGCGCTCGCGCAAAATACAATCGGTGTATCCATGGCTTATTTGTTCGACCTGCATCCACTTATTGGAATGATGGCTGGAGCAGTTTCAATGGAAGGCGGACACGGAGCCGCTACTGCATTTGGACAGACGCTCGAAGACATGGGTATCAATTCAGCCCTATCGATTGGAGTTGCAGCAGCTACATTTGGACTTGTTGCAGGAGGTCTCGTTGGTGGTCCCACCGTAAAATACCTTATTTCAAAACACAATCTCAAGTCATCTGAAGCGGATACTGATCTCGGTATTCCTATTGAAAAGAAAGAAAAGCCGATTCAAACAGATTCGTTCTTCACACAAATTCTACTCATCACACTCTGTATGGCCCTTGGTACGTATTTGGGTGAACTATTTTCAACCGCAACAGGGTTCGTTCTGCCGGGTTACGTAGGAGCCATGTTTGTTGCTGTTCTTGTTCGGAATATCGTTGACAAAATTAATCCTAAAGCGATCGATATGAAGAGTATCGGCTTAATCAGCGACGTTACACTGGGGATTTTCCTGTCAATGGCATTAATGAGCATTAAATTGTGGGAAGTTGCCGATTTGGCCCTTCCACTACTTGTTATCGTCTTCGTCCAAGTTGTCTTCATCGTCCTGTTTGGGGTTTTCGTCTTGTTCCGTCTACTCGGTAAAGACTACGATGCAGCCATTATGGTAGCTGGTTTTACAGGACATGGTCTCGGCGCTACCCCTAATGCTATGGCAAATATGGCGGCCGTCACTGAAAGATATGGCCCTTCGACTAAAGCGTACCTCGTTGTTCCGATTGTTGGTGCTTTCCTCATCGATGTATTTGCGATGCCAATTATTATAACGACGATAAACCTGTTCAATTGATAATAGTAAGCTTCCCTCATTACGTTTCCATGTAATGAGGGAAGCTTTTTCATTTGTTCAGATACTCATACACAGGCTTTATTCATTAATAGCTCCTCTAAGCCGTATACTTATAATGTTCTGAAACTTGTTATTTTAATGACAGCCTCCTTAAAATACGCTACCCTTAAACTAAACGACTTGTTTTATAAGTACATACATATTCGTTTCATCGAAAGGACTGACCTTATGCCTCAACAAGAACACTGGAAATCAAAAATAGGTTTTATACTAGCTGCTGCCGGTTCAGCAATCGGGTTAGGCGCTATTTGGAAGTTCCCTTACGTAGCCGGGACTGGCGGTGGCGGCGCTTTTCTACTGGTCTTTTTATTATTTACGCTGTTATTAGGATTCCCTCTCTTAATCGGTGAATTCATTCTCGGTCGTAAAAGTCAAAGTGACGCAATTACTGCCTACAAAAAGCTTGCGCCCAATTCAGGTTGGCATATAACAGGGATCATTGGCGTCGTAACCAGTTTCTTAGTGCTATCATTTTATAGTGTTGTCGGAGGATGGATTATCCTCTACTTATTCAAAGCATTAACCGGTGGTATTTCCGGACTTTCGCAAGACCAGTTCGGACCGTTATTCGACCAAATTATTGCAAATCCATTCGCTACGTTAGCCGGTCAACTGATCTTTATGGTGCTAACAATTGCTGTTGTAGCCCAAGGCGTTCAAAAAGGGATTGAGAAAGCAAGCAAGATTATGATGCCTGCTCTCTTCATATTATTTATCATTATCGTTGCCCGTTCTCTTAGCTTGGATGGGGCAATGGAAGGCGTAAAATTTCTGCTGGTACCGGATTTCACTAAATTAACGTCTGAAACGATTTTATTCGCTTTGGGACAAGCCTTTTTCACTCTCACATTAGGTGCTTCTGTCATGGTTACGTATGCTTCCTATCTTCCTAAAACGCAAAACCTGCCGAGCTCGGCGATGTCCATTATCGCTATGAATATCGTCATCGTTCTGTTAGCCGGCCTTGCGATTTTTCCGGGTGTGTTTTCATTTGGAATGGCACCGGATGCAGGACCGACATTGATTTTTTCAGTACTGCCAGCTGTATTCAACCAAATGCCCTTTGGGGTGTTTTTCTTCATTGCATTTTTGGTTTTATTCCTATTCGCGGCTTTAACTTCCGCTTTCTCTATGATTGAAATTATTGTTGCAACAATGACGAAAAATGATCCTTCAAAACGAAAACGATTCACTTGGATAATTGGAATGGCAATTTTCGTTGTTGGAATTCCATCTTGTTTATCATACGGAGTAATGGCTGATGTGAAGTTTTTCGATAAAACGGTATTCGATTTAGTCGATTTCGCAGTAAGCAATGTATTGATGCCTCTTGGCGCATTATTGATTTCGATATTCATCCCTTTGAAAATAGCTAAAACTGATCTGTTCAATGAGATGAAGCAAGGTTCGAAAGTCGGAAAGACCTTCTTCAACATTTGGTTCTACCTATTAAAATATCTGACCCCTATCGCAATCATTATTGTTTTCCTTGATGCACTGGGTGTGTTTAACTTGTTCGCAGATCGGTAAAAATTGAACTGGCAATAAAAAAGGAAGACTCCTTCGACGAAGAGTCTTCCTTTTTCTATCCTTCTTTCTCGCAGTTCAAATCCCACGTAAAGCCAAATTTATCTTTCACTTTCCCATACTTAGCTCCCCAGAACGTATCTTGCAGGGCCATCAGTACTTCGCCTTCTTCCCGCAGGCCGTCGTAGAGCTGGTTCGCTTCTTCCACGCTTTCACAGTCGATAAGAAGGGCAACGCCGTTTTTGTTGTATTCAGATGGCTTGTCCGCAGAATCGGCAAGCATGATTTGAAATTCACCTTTTTTCAGATGGCAATGGAGGAGATAATCTGCTGCTTCCGGTGGATGCGGGAAATTAGCATCCGCATATTTCTGCATTCCTACTTCCTCAAGTCCTAGCAAATTCGCATAGAATTCAGCCGCTTCTTTTCCTTCTCCGTAAAACGTTAAATATGGAATGATTGTACCTTTCATATTGTTACCTCCTCCTATTCGACGACAGTCATCAAGTCAATTTAGACATAATTCATTCGTCTGCTGTTCTTTACTGAACGATACCTTTTGGCTTGCGGCCTTCAAGTACATCCGTAATTGCCTGTGCGTTCAAGTTCATCATCGCAAGGCGTGTCTTAATGCTGGCACTTCCGATATGCGGAAGGACTGTTACGTTCGGCAATGTAAGAAGCGGATGATCGAGTGGGATTGGTTCTTTTTCAAACACGTCGAGCCCCGCCGCCCAAATCGCACCGTTTTTCAATGCATCATAAAGAGCAGCCTCATCAACAATTCCACCACGAGCGACATTAATAAGAACGCCCGTATTTTTCATAAGGTCAAGTTCCCGTGCACCAATCATCCCGGCGGTTTCCGGTGTAAAGGGAGCTAGAATGATAACGAAATCCGCCTCTTTCAGCAGTGTATCCAACTCCCTGAATTCAAGTCCGTACTCAGCTTCTGCGTCTGGCTTGCGGTTGCGATTATGATAAAGAACTTGCATATCAAAGCCTTTTGCCCGGCGCGCAACCGCTTCACCGATTCGTCCCATGCCAATGATGCCAAGTGTCGCTCCTCCAACATCCATGCCTGTAAATCTCATCGGAGCCCATGAAGTCCAATTACCTTTTCTAATTTCATTTTCTGCAGAGATCAATTTACGTGCCGTCGCTAGTAGAAGCGCAAAAGCAAGATCTGCAGTTGTTTCAGTCAACACACCCGGTGTATTTGTTACGATGACGTCATATTCCTTTGCCGATTCCAAGTCAATATTATTATAACCAACGGCCATATTTGCAACGATTTTAAGCTTCGTACCCGCTTCAAAAACCTCGCGATTGATGCTATCCGCCAAAACCGACCATAGTGCATCCGCTTCTGCCACTTCTTTCAATAAAACAGCGCGCGGAACTGCTACACTTTCTTCGTCCCACATCCGTACATCAAATTTTTCATGAAGCGGCGCAACCGCCTCTTCTGTCAGCTTTCTTGTAATGAAAATTCTTGGCTTCACTTAAATCCCCCTATTCTAACAATTAACAATAGTGTAGCATATAGTGTGAACCAATTGGCCGACGTTCAACTTTGTAGAAAGCCTGCCCAAGACCAATGTAAGTAGATACGGTTACTTCAAGATTGAGAGATGATTTCTATGAAACCCGCTACTTTACAATCCCGCATTTTTTCATATGGCGCACTCTTTGTTTCCATAATAGCAATCATTATCGGTGTTTCCTTCTACTTTACAATGTCGCAAGGTATCGAGCAACAGATTGGGGACCAGGCGCTAAGTATAGCCAGAACAACAGCAGACCGCCCCGATGTCCGTGCAGGATTTGGACACGCTGATCCAACGGAAATATTGCAGCCTATCGCCGAAGCGGTACGACTCAAAACTGGTGCTGAATATGTCGTTATCGGAAACAGCGAAGGTATTCGGTATGCTCATCCTGTTCCAGAACGGATTGGGCAAAAAATGGTGGGTGATGATAATGAACGTGCGCTTCTCCTAGGCGAATCCTATATTTCCGAGGCGACTGGGACACTCGGGGCCGCCTTACGCGGGAAAACACCAGTATTTAACGAGGATGGCAAGATTATCGGGATTATTTCCGTTGGTTTTTTAAAGAAGAATATGTCCTCTATCTTTTTTCAGTATGCCGACAACATTTCCTACATCGTACTTATCGCAATCATTCTAGGTATTATTGGTTCTAGCATTCTGGCACGCAATATTAAAAAAGAACTTTTTAATTTAGAGCCTGCGGAAATAGCGAACTTATTCACCGGACGAAACGCTCTTATTGAGTCTGTGCGAGAAGGAATCATTATGGTTGACGCAAACGGTATCATTACAACTGTGAATGTGGCTGCATATGAAACTCTTTCTCTCCCTAATCAATCGGAACTAATCGGTCGGACGATTCAGGAAGTGCTTCCAAACACACTTCTTCCAAAGGTACTTGAAACCGGAGAACGACATCTCGATCGCCCGATGGAAATTCGCGGCAAAAAGGTAATTGTAAATCGCATCCCCATCCGTGTTGGCGAACAGATTGTCGGTGCGGTTTCAACTTTTCGGCTACAATCAGACATTGACCAACTCGCAATGGAATTATCACAAGTGAAACGGTATACGGAGGCGCTTCGTGCACAAACCCATGAATACAATAACTTTTTATATACAATATCGGGTCTCATTCAACTCAATTCATACGATGAGGCACTAAGCTTGATTCATGAGGAAACAGCTGAACATCAATCGCTCATCCAATTCGTGACAA from the Sporosarcina psychrophila genome contains:
- a CDS encoding SEC-C metal-binding domain-containing protein — its product is MIGRNDPCSCGSGKKYKKCCGTEGTNLVDMIVNEELDRVLVGYFNDYPKDTDRQEMMQTMREWVNRLTGSWEKEHIEEAASEFYLFIHNKKIWHTYLAQQLEQMKRDSVISVLQKWDEPFMLLAEITEVESGRLKVRELFGERDYFVTRNEGMPADLGTLLFGVVLHDPRKGDFGVAPVSSMIFLAKWSKQTKKSLVELRDAVSDKSTEQFLDDHTLDIYELFIKRSMASMNELVEEVLVPTQLSALTALDITLRELNQSADGREIMHKLAVAYFLNENKDVPIEGDFLAAAVKTGIQLGVLQDTGLIEDDILRKYSASKEGMHLYEMELASLYADMMDSGDEPVAARLYDIGTDPRPTEKALWETSMTTGGVIQPERKPGIAEGRAQLLAYEAYRAESEQARRKLAKSAMEIGPNNPDVILLQAEVEQDAEKAAKLYEKAIQSASRTFEPGENPWQNIPNRPFMRSAFAYGVHLFSREEYGEAAEMFTDLLKMNRTDNLGARYEAVASLIHAERFTEAAEIMVRYEKGSEHDAAYLYLDWKLEHIASEGKSLDAEEMLNAATKLNGHVRHLMTFKAKTIPYPRFKAIEPGSEDEARYIWLLLNGVK
- a CDS encoding LysR family transcriptional regulator, yielding MDLKQLSYFVSVVDHMSFSKAAEKLHISQPSLSNAIKNLERDLGFQIIERNTRNSRLTEAGEVLYGRAIHLLSEMAIVKKEMEEVKLIGKGELQIGMIESVKYWIPKVISLYNKKFPEMHIRLMEVLSGDDVKNSLRKYETHAIITNQQIKEVDIETVPLYKEKLVLVLHENHPMATRESIMLKELEQEPFIISTEGFQTREDILRAFELEDTVPTIKYEIERFETALSLVGENLGIALIPENYLQGPYNLTIVSKIIDSRALERTVYLTYMKNRYVSPAIQAFIMEVEGFFEYKVSD
- the hutG gene encoding formimidoylglutamase, translated to MLNKVNEHVWAGRTDHTENRTSFRYHQVVELVNLEVICQSPNTCAIIGFESEEGVRRNKGQLGAAKAPDALRSELAKLPWKFPENKRLVDVGNIQYMDTNLEKAQQQLGDTIANALEKKMTPIILGGGHETAYGHYLGVRKSIGKEASLGIINIDAHFDLRSYDEQPSSGTMFKQILEHDNMSSYFVVGIQRYGNTQELFDTADRLGVKYEYEENMHIGNMDKLTSDLEQFINQHDYVFLTLCTDVLNSAFAPGVSAPSPFGLDPSIVRSIIRTVTTHKKTLSFDISEVNPVLDENNRTVKLGAYLTNEAITTFLGGEIHDASS
- the gltS gene encoding sodium/glutamate symporter; protein product: MTLVLNQVTTIFLSIALLTLGMVLVKKVGFLRKFCIPAPVVGGLLFAVFATIFKSLGWLEITLDTSLQSLFMLTFFTTIGLGASFKLIKLGGKVLVIYWLACGFLALAQNTIGVSMAYLFDLHPLIGMMAGAVSMEGGHGAATAFGQTLEDMGINSALSIGVAAATFGLVAGGLVGGPTVKYLISKHNLKSSEADTDLGIPIEKKEKPIQTDSFFTQILLITLCMALGTYLGELFSTATGFVLPGYVGAMFVAVLVRNIVDKINPKAIDMKSIGLISDVTLGIFLSMALMSIKLWEVADLALPLLVIVFVQVVFIVLFGVFVLFRLLGKDYDAAIMVAGFTGHGLGATPNAMANMAAVTERYGPSTKAYLVVPIVGAFLIDVFAMPIIITTINLFN
- a CDS encoding sodium-dependent transporter; the protein is MPQQEHWKSKIGFILAAAGSAIGLGAIWKFPYVAGTGGGGAFLLVFLLFTLLLGFPLLIGEFILGRKSQSDAITAYKKLAPNSGWHITGIIGVVTSFLVLSFYSVVGGWIILYLFKALTGGISGLSQDQFGPLFDQIIANPFATLAGQLIFMVLTIAVVAQGVQKGIEKASKIMMPALFILFIIIVARSLSLDGAMEGVKFLLVPDFTKLTSETILFALGQAFFTLTLGASVMVTYASYLPKTQNLPSSAMSIIAMNIVIVLLAGLAIFPGVFSFGMAPDAGPTLIFSVLPAVFNQMPFGVFFFIAFLVLFLFAALTSAFSMIEIIVATMTKNDPSKRKRFTWIIGMAIFVVGIPSCLSYGVMADVKFFDKTVFDLVDFAVSNVLMPLGALLISIFIPLKIAKTDLFNEMKQGSKVGKTFFNIWFYLLKYLTPIAIIIVFLDALGVFNLFADR
- a CDS encoding VOC family protein — protein: MKGTIIPYLTFYGEGKEAAEFYANLLGLEEVGMQKYADANFPHPPEAADYLLHCHLKKGEFQIMLADSADKPSEYNKNGVALLIDCESVEEANQLYDGLREEGEVLMALQDTFWGAKYGKVKDKFGFTWDLNCEKEG
- a CDS encoding 2-hydroxyacid dehydrogenase, which encodes MKPRIFITRKLTEEAVAPLHEKFDVRMWDEESVAVPRAVLLKEVAEADALWSVLADSINREVFEAGTKLKIVANMAVGYNNIDLESAKEYDVIVTNTPGVLTETTADLAFALLLATARKLISAENEIRKGNWTSWAPMRFTGMDVGGATLGIIGMGRIGEAVARRAKGFDMQVLYHNRNRKPDAEAEYGLEFRELDTLLKEADFVIILAPFTPETAGMIGARELDLMKNTGVLINVARGGIVDEAALYDALKNGAIWAAGLDVFEKEPIPLDHPLLTLPNVTVLPHIGSASIKTRLAMMNLNAQAITDVLEGRKPKGIVQ
- a CDS encoding ATP-binding protein; amino-acid sequence: MKPATLQSRIFSYGALFVSIIAIIIGVSFYFTMSQGIEQQIGDQALSIARTTADRPDVRAGFGHADPTEILQPIAEAVRLKTGAEYVVIGNSEGIRYAHPVPERIGQKMVGDDNERALLLGESYISEATGTLGAALRGKTPVFNEDGKIIGIISVGFLKKNMSSIFFQYADNISYIVLIAIILGIIGSSILARNIKKELFNLEPAEIANLFTGRNALIESVREGIIMVDANGIITTVNVAAYETLSLPNQSELIGRTIQEVLPNTLLPKVLETGERHLDRPMEIRGKKVIVNRIPIRVGEQIVGAVSTFRLQSDIDQLAMELSQVKRYTEALRAQTHEYNNFLYTISGLIQLNSYDEALSLIHEETAEHQSLIQFVTKRLQDPFLGGIVIGFFNRAKELKVRFLLDEDSLLKKLPKHLEKNHFVSIIGNLVTNAFEATDSFPEEKRMVRIFILDNGEEILIEVEDSGHGIADEVLDVLFQEKVSTKNQNHRGYGLMKVAENVKNLSGSITLEKGDLGGALFIISIPKGGFSDDNSN